The window tgtaccatctttccgtacctcgatgactggctcatcgtggctgaatcggagtctaggctggtgcaggacattggcttggtacttagcacttgccaacgcctggggctcctggtgaacttggagaaatccaaactggtgcccaactgcaaagtgtcctacattggtgcactgttagactctgtggagggtaaggccctgctccccttggagagggctcggtccctaaggggtctagtgtccatgtttaaaaggaaccggttccagtctgtgcgcactatccagtgcttactagggcatatggcagcggccacctctgtggtgcctttcgctaggctgcgtatgcgccctctacagaactggtttgtgcggaggtatgatgctctactgcaccctccgtccctcaaattctctatcccgagggtcatcctctcctccttggactggtggctgtctgatgacaacttgtttagagggacccctttcgggtatcaacaccatgacatcacggttaccactgatgcctctctgttgggatggggggcttactgtggtgatgtgtcggtgcaagatgtctggtctgacagggaaaagaccctccatatcaatgtgcttgaactaagggccattcgtttcgcacttgtgtctcttacagcactgctgagaaatcgtcaggtcttggtgcagacggacaacacgactgccatgtactacgtgaatcagcaggggggcacagtgtccatggccctgtgccgggaagccacactcacttggcagtgggctatcaagaacggcgtgtcgctccgtgctatacacgtggctgggtcggacaatgcccgggcagatgccctcagcagggtccctttactggaacacgagtgggaactgaacgtagagtgcgttgggccgatcttccagatgtggggtcgtccagtgatagatgtgttcgccactgcggcgaccaccaaggcccacacgttctgttccagggcagggagcgaccccctctctattggggatgccttccagtttacgtggacgcagggcttgcactacatgtttcctccgttccccttgattcccagggtcctgtgcaagatagaggaggacgggacggactgcattctagtggcccccttctggccacggcaggtttggttcccgaagctcctgcggatgtcccaacggacgtatgtgagtctgccccctcggcaagaccttctcctaaacgggagcctggtccaccacgatccaaggaagctgcatctaacggcttggcggatcgttcctccccgataggctttactgacgaggtacagagggtcctcctgaatgctcgtcggccatccactaggcgcgcttatgcggccaagtggcgcaggtttgagctctgggcacttgccagaggagtggtgcctgacaacagtcccttgggggtggtgttcgagtatttgtgccacttgcgtggcctgggcttgaaggcttcctccctcaaggtccacctggcagcgatatcagctgctcacacccgagttgagggtgctacggtgttttctcacccacaatcccgccagttccttaagggcatgtacaatctttacccacctgtgtcagcgccagtgcctcagtggtcgctgtccttggtgctctcacgtctcatgttgcctccatttgaaccgatggctacctgccccttggatatgctatcctacaaggtagcattcttggtggccgtcacatcggccagaagggtcagtgagctgtctgcactgcggtctgaccctccctttcttgtgtttcatcccaacaaggtggtcctgcgtccctgccttgggttcctgcccaaggtggtgtccgccttccacctctcgcaggatatctcactgcctgctttctttcctcaaccctcctctaagggggaaaaggccctccataccctagacttgaagagggccctagcctattacctggataggacgaagggattccgctccagtcctcacctgtttgtatgttttggggccaaggacaagggtaacagggcttcctcacagaccctgtctaggtggattgtgtcggccattagcaaggcctattccctggcaagggtagcttgcccgcttcatgtcagagcccactccacgcggtcccaagcatcctcttcggcactcctcaggggggtgcccctggttaacatttgtaaagcagccacatggtcctctgcagacacctttgtcaggcattacgccgttgatgtcaatgcggagcaggatgtatctgtggccaaggctgtcttacactcccttttttcctgagggagtttttggtatgactttcttggcgtacctgttgggtacccttgagtgaaagtgtgtatatatgtacctgggggtgtgtatatatgtaaatattgaatatttatgtgtccttacacagttttttacatagatgtttatatgcatatctatttattgttgttcttgtttgttcaataaaattgtgttggacttcacccccgccttccttattgtgtgaagcttggtacactcccatgtgtggaggcacagaagaacgaagatgaaaacagggttaacatacctgtaacttatgttcatcgagttcttctgtgctgacacacaaccctccctcctaccccgctgtgaactccaaggcacaatactgtgatggctgtaacggatattggtgtttttaaggtgttacggctgaagtgtgttggtcaagcggcggcaagggagaactgagggaaggggccgttggtcgctggaggatcacgtgaccgtttgggcgggaaaacggtcgctgaggcgcgcgacaaacggccccttcggagccatggaagctctagaaaattctccggcggctggcctgcgcctgcgcagtcccccatgtgtgtcagcacagaagaactcgatgaacataagttacaggtatgttaaccctgttttactgTGACTTCACACAAGGATTCTGATTTCttcagtccaggtagacaacactCCTGTTTTCTCATGTTTCCACTCCCCTAGGCCTAGGGGATAAGGAGTATTCCCCATATCGGAGATTAGAGGGAAATACTAGACTTAAAGTATATCATCAAGCTCATCAAACTGAGTTACTTCAGAATGGACATGCTGAGATCCATCATAGAATCCCCGGTACCAAATGAGTACCTGACTTCATTAGATCTAATGGAAGTGTATCTCCACATTCTGATCTTTTCTGGGCACAGAAGATTCCTTCATTtctgcactgggggggggggtgctccatCTACAGTTCAGAGCACTACCATTTGGCGTCTCTACAACATCGAGGGTCTCCTTAAAGATCTTGATCAACCCAGTTGTAAAACTAAGGAAGCAAGACATTTACGTACACCCTTGTTAGGCCAAGTTCTGAAACCACGTTGCACACAGAAATAACTATCTGATGTTTAAAAGCTTACGGCTTCCTGATCAATTCCTTACAAACTCTGCGGATGAGAGCATCTGTTGGTCACAACATGCATTTGCCTCTTCCTAACTGAAACAATGgcaagaaaatgatagagatgtCACAAGTGATCATCAACGCCAGGTCTTCATCATTAATGACACCTGCAAAACGGATAGATCTACTGATTTTGAGCATCGATACCATCCAGTGGGGGCAAATACATACAAAATCCCTTAGTGTACTTCTGAGACCCTTCCAACTACAAATTGTGAAGAAAGAGCTTTTCATTCAGGTCCCCTTGATAGTAAAAACTAGCCTTGTATGGTGGACAAGGATGCCCAACCTTCCACAAGAAAAGTACTACTACAGTCTGGAAATGAAACAGATTTCCACATATGCCAATCTGTTCAGATGGGGAGCAAACACTAGAAGGTTCACAGGTGTAGGGCCGATGGTCCAGCAGCAAGATGAAACTCCCCATGAACCTACTGGAGTTTCAGACAATTTATCCCTATTACACTTCAGACCACAAACACTAGACCAACACGTTCTAATCAAGGTAAAATACAAGAAGATATCAAAGAATATCCAGATGGATTTGCTCAGCAGACAGACTATTTAAGAGGAGGAATGGTCCCTGAAGGAAGGTCTGTTTTGGTTAATTGCCACACACCTCTGTCTTCCCCGGGTGAACCTATTTGAGCAACCAATCAATCACCATGTGAACTGGCACTTGATCAGATATTACCATCCCAAGGCCGAGGCAACCGTCGCCTCAATGTCTGAATGGCCAAGCAactttctgtttgtctctttccccCACTCGAGTTTTTTCCAAAATTAATCAGAAAAATGAAATAACAGAAGGCAGAAATCATAGTAGTAGCACTGTATTCGCCACAGCAACTGTGGTTTTCAGCTTTTCAACAACTGTCAACACATCTCCTCCTTACCCATCTGGTATCTCCGGACATGCTTCAACAAGACCTAATTTGGCATCCACATCCGGAGTTGCTACATTTAACCGTCTGGAAATTGAGCAGGACAACTTACTACAACTAGACTATTCTGGAGAAGTGACTGACACCTTACTAGCCTCTAGGAAACACTCTACTAATAGAATATACAACACATCATGGAAGGCTTTGTGTCAACCACTTGACATTTAAGACCAAATCTATTCTTCCACTTTTTGCAAGACGACCATGCTAGTGGATTCAGGTTTTCTACGTTAAGGCAACAGATCACAGTTCTGACTGCCCCCTCGAAGTCAATGTCATTATCCATTCTTCTGTTCAACAGAGCCATTTCCTGTCCCATTGTTTCTTGAACTTGCTGTCACTTAACGTTCACTCATTACTGTCTTCTAGAGTGTTGAGTTTGATAGTTTAGAACATTGTTAACTGCTTTCGGAGTCGCCagaactgaggagatgggtgACTTCCATTAGGAAGTGGAAAGAATTTGTTCTTGTCTCTCTGAACGGAGGGTGAGAATCACCCACTAAGATGTCctgctttcctcagaggagaaggccCCATCATGGTCGGTATCCAATGTTCCATTTCCACTACAGGAAGGAGAAAATTTTACAGCGGAGAAGGGAGGTTACCCATTTTTCTGTCTGCCAAGTCCCTCTGGCAAAATTACCCCTCTCAAGTAATTTCTATTTTTGTCCTCAAACATTCTCCAAAAGCAGCATGGCCCAGAGGAAAGGGCAGCTGCCACCCTATCACTCACCAGTTCTTCCTTAAAAGCACCCCTCGTGGATTTTGGAAATCACATTTTTCAAGATGCCAGCTAGCGCTGCCTTCTAGCTAGCTAATTTTTGCAACCAGGGGCTTGTTCATCCTTAATGAAGGAATGCAATACTCCAGTGGTAAGAAACATTCCGCATCTACTACCGCTTCTAAGCTCCAGCCGAAAAACAGAGAATCGACActgagcaagattcaaatccagtagtaccttaaagaccaacaagatttctatggtaaaagctttgactctcaaaagcttacaccccaGAAATCTTATTTGTTTTAAGGTGCTTCTTgactccaatcttgctcttccacacagctacccacctgaaagtgtTGTTTGCATTTGGGAAACTGTGCTTGATCGTTTAAGTCCTAGCAGAGTCTTGAAGATTACAGCATAAAATTCAAAGAAAAAAGCAGCTTTGTAAatgagatattaaaaataaatttcttttcTTACATCTTTGGTCTCACTTCATTGAAGATTACGGTCTGAAACAGATGAtttatttccttaactgaaaCAGCTTTCCACAagaaaatttatatatttatattcgtATTTCTTAAGTGTATAGCCTTGAGAGAAAGGGAAAAATCAGGTTTAATCAGACATTTCTGTGGCAAGCAGTGTTCCATTGGAATAAGACTCTGGTAGCTCCTATAAAGCAGTGTTTTTGCTCTGGGACATTATTTTATCTTGTTACTGGGAGTAGGTTTGCCCCTGGCAAATAATCTTAACTAATTTGCCCCACTGTTGTTAAGTGTTCACGCACACATCAGTTTTATGTTTGGTTAACAAATACTGCTTTCTTCAGAATTATCACCTCTTAGATGACAATTCCATGCTACATAAAATGCCAGCACCACATGAACACTAGGCTGAAATATCAAAATGGAACCAGTAATTACAGGACAAGACTGGATGAAAGATGTTCCACTTAGTAAATTACCTGGTCTCATCAAGTTGACAAAACATTTATCTATACATGGCATGTATCCTTTGTGTTTAAAAATTTGTGACTCAGAGCTCAGGAATCAAAAATAAGGTTAAGGAAAAGTACATGGTTGGTCTAAGTTTCCTGATCTTCGCATTTGACACTGGTGCACTAAAGGAAGCAGCTTGCCCTCCCGGTGGAGTCTTTGAGTATCTGTAGCCCCTCCAACAAAATTTCCATTGATAAATATTCGGGGAACCTGTTGAGGATAAAAGAAATGGGTATTATTTCTTGGGATCCAGGGCTACAACGTCCATTCTCTGCATGCTAAAGTATCACCACATGCAGTACTTCTGAACTGTTCTGGCTACCCGTTCATATATGTTggggaaaatggcacagaggtATAGTTTTCGATCTTGGAGGCTAGGAAGGTGATACGGACAAGGTGACAATGTTTCTCCTTAATTTCCAATAGAAGCATCCTGCAAAGGAGAGACTTAACTAGCAGAACATGCTGTTCTAACTCATTTTCCAGATGAAGTGTAACCAGAATATTGAATAATAGTTCCATTTAATACTTTAATTGGTGCTTAGAAATATTGGATGGTTCATAATCTGAACTGAAATTACAAAGATCTACACCCAGATGACTCTGATCAAGTGCTCAGAAGCGCATGCATAAATCCAAACCTTCTAACTTGCATACTGTGCATAAGCTTATTAACCAAAACTCACAAAAAGGGATAGCTCCATAACAGTGTAGCTCTTCAgaaagagtcgagtagcacctttaagactaaccaattttagttAGTCaaagtttgtatcatgcatctgacgaagagaacttgattctcgaaagcttatgctacaataaaattggttagtcttaaaggtgctactggactctttctgattttgctactacagactaacacggctaactcctctggatctttgaccaaGTGTAGCTCTTGTAATACTGCCTGACTCTTTTCAAAGCTTTTCTACAAAGATGGTGACTAGACAGTTTTTTGTACCTGAGGGAACCAGCTATGATAAAGATCCAAGTTTTGTGCCCACACCTGACAATCTTGCTGATGTAACAAAAGACAAGATTATACAAATACAAAGCAAACAAATCTTTGCTTCTGATATGGTCAAAGGGTGAAAGGATATGATTCCATTATACATCCTTTGTGTGCTTTGAGCTCAGATTCACAAAAGTAGGAACGCTACTTGAAGTTTCTACAGTAAGTGATCTGATTGGAAAGTACTCACTGTCCTGCCACCAGTCATTTGACGAAGCACATCTTGAAATTGATTTCCATTTTCATATGTGTCTAGCTCTACAGCTTTGTAGTTCACATTCATCTCCTGAAATAATTTCTTTGCCATGTTGCAGTAGGAACAGGTGGTTTTTGAGAAGATCACTACACAGTTGTCCGAGATAGTTTCCTGCGAATGTTCGAATAAGAGCTTTGACAGTGATTTTCTACATGTAATGAAAGTTTTAAGTGGGCTTACGgcacaatcctaagaatgctttgttgggagtaagccccactgcataaacctgagcaggattctgagtaaacctgctcaGGAATCTCCTCTTAATATAATTGTTATTAGAACTGAAAATAACATTCAAGTTTTTTTCACAACCCaaaacatatatttaaaacattgtattgtcgaaggctttcacggccggagaacgatggctgttgtgggttttccaggctgtattgccgtggtcttgtcactgagagatctctgacttttggtgctacacctctgaagatgccagccacagctgctggcgaaacgtcaggaactacaatgccaagaccacggcaatacagcccggaaaacccacaacaaccatttaaaacattatttagaCAATTTTTACACCCCCTCCCACATTcacttaaatattttattttgaccCTCCCAAATGTTAACCAAGTACTAGAAaagcattttttaatttaaactgtGGGAGAACCTCTTCTGTATCAGTCG of the Eublepharis macularius isolate TG4126 chromosome 5, MPM_Emac_v1.0, whole genome shotgun sequence genome contains:
- the GLRX2 gene encoding glutaredoxin 2 isoform X2 codes for the protein MGNSTSAKNNLSTVATANQIQETISDNCVVIFSKTTCSYCNMAKKLFQEMNVNYKAVELDTYENGNQFQDVLRQMTGGRTVPRIFINGNFVGGATDTQRLHREGKLLPLVHQCQMRRSGNLDQPCTFP
- the GLRX2 gene encoding glutaredoxin 2 isoform X3 codes for the protein MCAQQEQPAPELRTTHKILHLSIPRMGNSTSAKNNLSTVATANQIQETISDNCVVIFSKTTCSYCNMAKKLFQEMNVNYKAVELDTYENGNQFQDVLRQMTGGRTVPRIFINGNFVGGATDTQRLHREGKLLPLVHQCQMRRSGNLDQPCTFP
- the GLRX2 gene encoding glutaredoxin 2 isoform X1, with product MALRTLSRLRGAGSWLRMGNSTSAKNNLSTVATANQIQETISDNCVVIFSKTTCSYCNMAKKLFQEMNVNYKAVELDTYENGNQFQDVLRQMTGGRTVPRIFINGNFVGGATDTQRLHREGKLLPLVHQCQMRRSGNLDQPCTFP